One region of Triticum aestivum cultivar Chinese Spring chromosome 6B, IWGSC CS RefSeq v2.1, whole genome shotgun sequence genomic DNA includes:
- the LOC123137088 gene encoding uncharacterized protein, translating into MVSWSDSGSSSDAESVSSEVQLPATILCLEWSGLATDLSSRCEHECVCQKLVAFDSVDSGRRFLACAQKNIPKCSYLEWVDPEWPAPLKMSLARIWGMYEDENKLRLKDNVVHAQENVRVVREKEKMERDLRFFKVGFAQMVAEKEQALAQLGNTQLALTDMKEDLDKKKISDKSFTTIHQVVRAKAEKERDLIKQERDNIMKERDNLVQERDNLVLERNVLKQEEKKLEYMIGDLFKHKEDTKGKIRKLKEMLEEFE; encoded by the exons ATGGTTTCCTGGAGCGATTCTGGCAGTTCGTCCGACGCTGAGTCAGTCAGCAGCGAAGTGCAG TTACCTGCCACCATCTTGTGCTTGGAATGGAGCGGCCTGGCCACAGATCTGAGTTCAAGATGTGAGCATGAATGTGTGTGTCAGAAGCTGGTGGCATTTGATTCAGTGGATAGTGGGAGGAGATTCTTAGCTTGTGCACAGAAG AACATACCTAAATGCAGCTATCTGGAGTGGGTTGATCCTGAGTGGCCTGCCCCTTTGAAGATGAGCCTAGCTAGGATCTGGGGCATGTATGAAGATGAGAACAAGCTGAGGCTCAAGGACAATGTGGTTCATGCTCAAGAGAATGTTAGGGTTGTGAGAGAGAAGGAAAAGATGGAAAGAGACTTGAGGTTTTTTAAGGTTGGTTTTGCTCAAATGGTGGCTGAGAAGGAGCAAGCTCTGGCCCAGCTAGGCAACACACAACTTGCTCTGACTGACATGAAGGAAGATCTTGATAAGAAGAAGATTTCTGATAAATCATTCACAACCATTCATCAAGTTGTCAGGGCCaaggcagagaaagagagggacCTAATAAAGCAGGAGAGGGACAACATCATGAAAGAGAGGGACAATCTGGTGCAAGAGAGGGACAACCTGGTGCTGGAGAGGAATGTGCTGAAGCAAGAGGAGAAGAAGTTAGAGTACATGATTGGTGATCTTTTCAAACATAAGGAAGACACCAAGGGCAAGATAAGGAAGCTGAAAGAGATGCTTGAAGAATTTGAATGA
- the LOC123137087 gene encoding U-box domain-containing protein 4, whose product MDSPASASSPVEFLLRRPTPRRRRLPLAGAFFAPTALAGASLLRALALLAARLLAAPRTPSQPRNFAALARRLALLSALLDSLLLDAPDRFSDAANLCFRELYVVLFRADLLVSYVASAGRAWALLRGAHLAASFRDLDAELAVVLDVIPAASIRLSHDAAGHLDLLRSQCRRRAPAQYHDPDEAALRDRLLAAVQQFELGQPPDTSPLKPLLSDIGISDSASCQAEIGYLEEQILSQEEDTDLLLVGGVLALLRYSLFSQFDPGNAKLARYWPSAGNLQRLPSWGGGCDDTSFSVPKEFSCPISLDLMRDPVVASTGQTYDRPSIIQWIGEGHSTCPNSGQALADNRLVPNRALRSLISQWCGLYCFQYDSPESNEGMAECVAAACSSKAAIEANKATARILVRMLVESSDSSKAVAAKEIRLLAKAGKQNRAFIAELGAIPLLCRLLLSSDQIAQENAVTALLNLSIYEPNKTRIMEQEGCLWLIVSVLQNGWTTEARENAAATLFSLSVVHDYKKMIMNEPGALEKLACMLKKGSPRGRKDAVMALFNLSTHAESSARMLESSAVVALIESLRNDTVSEEAAGALALLMKQPSVVHLVGSSETVISSLVGLMRRGTPKGKENAVSALYEICRRGGSTLVRRVAKIPGLNTVIQNIMLTGTKRAKKKASLIVKMCQRSQMPSAMSLGTSLRVVDHSLVGNSSLRRAASFGSGELSNPVSISVHVP is encoded by the coding sequence ATGGACTCGCCGGCGTCGGCCTCCTCGCCGGTGGAGTTCCTGCTCCGGCGCCCCACGCCGAGGCGGAGGAGGCTGCCGCTGGCTGGCGCCTTCTTCGCGCCCACCGCCCTCGCCGGCGCCTCGCTGCTCCGCGCGCTCGCCTTGCTCGCCGCCCGGCTGCTCGCCGCGCCGCGCACGCCGTCGCAGCCGCGGAACTTCGCCGCGCTCGCGCGCCGCCTCGCGCTGCTCAGCGCACTCCTCGACTcgctcctcctcgacgcgccgGACCGCTTCTCCGACGCCGCCAACCTCTGCTTCCGCGAGCTCTACGTCGTGCTCTTCCGCGCCGACCTGCTCGTCTCCTACGTCGCCTCCGCCGGCCGCGCGTGGGCGCTGCTCCGGGGCGCGCACCTCGCCGCCTCCTTCCGCGACCTcgacgccgagctcgccgtcgtcctcGACGTCATCCCCGCCGCCTCCATCCGCCTCTCGCACGACGCGGCTGGCCACCTCGACCTCCTCCGCTCCCAGTGCCGCCGCCGAGCGCCCGCCCAGTACCACGACCCGGACGAGGCTGCGCTACGcgaccgcctcctcgccgccgtccaacAGTTCGAGCTCGGCCAGCCGCCTGATACCTCTCCGCTCAAACCGCTCCTCTCCGACATCGGCATCTCTGACTCCGCATCTTGCCAAGCTGAAATCGGCTACCTTGAGGAACAAATCTTGAGTCAAGAAGAGGATACCGACCTCCTGCTCGTCGGTGGTGTTCTCGCCTTGCTCCGCTACAGCCTCTTCTCGCAGTTCGACCCTGGCAACGCAAAGTTGGCCCGGTATTGGCCGTCGGCGGGAAACTTGCAGCGGCTTCCATCGTGGGGCGGCGGCTGCGACGACACCTCCTTCTCGGTGCCCAAGGAGTTCTCCTGCCCGATTTCTTTGGATTTGATGCGCGACCCTGTGGTGGCGTCCACCGGCCAGACGTATGACCGGCCATCAATCATACAGTGGATCGGGGAGGGCCATTCCACCTGCCCAAATTCAGGGCAGGCGCTGGCAGACAATCGCCTTGTGCCGAATCGTGCACTCCGCAGTTTGATATCACAGTGGTGTGGGTTGTATTGTTTCCAGTATGATTCCCCAGAGAGCAACGAGGGGATGGCCGAATGCGTCGCCGCCGCGTGCAGCAGCAAGGCGGCAATCGAGGCGAATAAGGCCACAGCCAGGATTCTGGTCAGGATGCTGGTGGAGAGTTCAGATAGCTCAAAGGCAGTCGCTGCCAAGGAAATTAGGTTGCTGGCCAAGGCTGGGAAGCAGAACAGAGCGTTCATCGCCGAGCTCGGTGCAATCCCGTTGCTCTGCAGGCTGCTCCTGTCATCAGATCAGATAGCGCAAGAGAACGCAGTGACGGCGCTGCTCAATCTCTCCATTTACGAGCCGAACAAAACGCGGATTATGGAACAGGAGGGTTGCTTGTGGCTTATCGTCAGCGTGTTGCAGAATGGCTGGACTACAGAGGCCAGAGAGAATGCAGCAGCAACTCTGTTTAGTCTCTCCGTGGTCCATGATTACAAGAAGATGATCATGAATGAGCCAGGGGCTCTGGAGAAGCTGGCTTGTATGCTGAAAAAAGGGTCGCCAAGGGGGAGGAAAGATGCAGTGATGGCACTTTTCAACCTCTCAACTCATGCAGAAAGCTCAGCTCGGATGCTTGAGTCAAGTGCAGTTGTAGCTTTAATCGAGTCACTGAGGAACGACACCGTGTCGGAGGAAGCTGCCGGTGCTCTGGCTCTGCTCATGAAGCAGCCTTCTGTTGTGCATCTTGTTGGGAGCTCTGAAACTGTGATCAGTAGCCTCGTTGGATTAATGAGACGGGGAACTCCAAAGGGCAAGGAGAATGCAGTGTCCGCTCTATACGAGATATGTCGCCGTGGTGGCTCAACATTGGTTCGGAGAGTAGCAAAGATTCCGGGGTTGAATACGGTAATACAGAACATCATGCTCACTGGAACAAAGCGCGCCAAGAAGAAAGCAAGCTTGATCGTCAAGATGTGCCAAAGAAGCCAAATGCCGTCAGCAATGTCGCTAGGGACTAGCTTGAGGGTGGTTGATCATTCTTTGGTAGGTAACAGCTCGTTGAGGCGTGCTGCGAGCTTTGGCAGTGGAGAGTTGTCGAATCCCGTTTCGATATCAGTGCACGTGCCCTAG